The following is a genomic window from Parabacteroides johnsonii DSM 18315.
ACCGCATCCGGAGCCTTGCCCAGGTAACCGAGTCCTTGTGTATAGACATCCACGATCTCGGAATCCTTTTCCGAAACGCGTTCCTTCGAGATGAAAAAGGCTGCAGCCGCATCGCCCCAGAGGTGGCCGGCTTTCGGGTCCGTCTCATTATAGTAAGCCGAGTTCTTGTCAGCGGAAAGGACCAGCGCTTTCGTTGCTTTTCCCATAGCAAAATATCCTTCCACAACTTCCAATGCATTCAGGAAGGAAGAGCAGGCGGAAGAAAGATAGAGCGCTTTCGCATTTTCAATATTGAATTCGTGCTGGGCAAGATGAGCCGCAGTCGCTACCGTATCGTACGGAGAATAAGAGGCAGAAACAATCAAATCCACATCCGTAATATCATACGGTAATTTAGGTAGGGCGTTGCGAACAGCTTCCATACTCATCGTATTGATATTTTCCTCCGCTTTTGCCTTAGACCGGGAACGAATCCCTGTGCGCTGTTCAATCCACTCGCTGGTTAGCCCGTTTAACTCTAAAAAATGTTGGTTATCGACCCGTTCTTCAGGTACATAAAACCCTGTTGCATTAATAAACATTCCTCAGTATTGTGTTACTTTATCTTTATACCATTGAATATCAAATTCATTACATTATCTCTCCGTTTAATCCGCTGGCTGATATTATCCCCCATGATTCCACGTATATACGGAACTTCCAACCCCTTCAGGGCATGATGAAGAACGACCGCCGTAATCTCGGTATCGGGCATCGCAAAAATTCCTTCCTTCACTCCGGCTTCCAGAATTCCCTGTATCAATTCCGTCTCACGGATATCGAAGCTCTTCCTGATCTTCTCCACCCGCCAGATATCACGGAAAAAATTAGCTTTCAATGTCCCGTTACGAAACACCAACGCCTTGATAGCATCCAATCTTGCATACAAAAACGTCATCAACTTCTCGTCTGCCGGCAAGTCTTTCGCAGCCACATCCTGAAGCATCTTGTATAGTTGGTCCAGCTCGGACTCGACTACTGCCAGATAAATCTCGTTCTTACTTTTAAAGTACGTGTAAAGCGTACGCCTTCCCTTTTTGGATGCCTGTGCAATATCGTTCATTGTCGTATTATCCACCCCCATGCGGGCAAACAATTGTCTGGCCACATCCACCAACATCTCACGTGTTTTAGAAACTGTCATCGGCATTTGTATTGCACATTTTGATTAAAACTGTGCGCAAAAGTACCGGAAAAAATAATAACTACCAAAAACATACTTACATTTTATCCAAACGAACCTTTATAATAGAGATATGAACCAATCATTCTCTAAAAAGGGCAGAACTTCTCTCAAATATCATTTTGCTATCCTTACACAGGTATTATAGCGCACGAAGAAACGTTAAAAAATATTACCCGCCATACTAATTTCCAAAATATGCCCTATTAATCCGATTTTGGCGGGGTAGTAGTGACATTTTGTTCAAACAAGAATCTTCCGACAAGAAGGGGCGCAGCTTAAAGAGATAAAGAAAACTGCTGAAAAATTTGTTTTATTAAAAATAAGTCGTACCTTTGCACTCGCAATCCAGAATGATTGCCACTATATCGCGGAGTGGAGCAGTGGTAGCTCG
Proteins encoded in this region:
- a CDS encoding 3-oxoacyl-ACP synthase III family protein, whose product is MFINATGFYVPEERVDNQHFLELNGLTSEWIEQRTGIRSRSKAKAEENINTMSMEAVRNALPKLPYDITDVDLIVSASYSPYDTVATAAHLAQHEFNIENAKALYLSSACSSFLNALEVVEGYFAMGKATKALVLSADKNSAYYNETDPKAGHLWGDAAAAFFISKERVSEKDSEIVDVYTQGLGYLGKAPDAVHLRPRDGGIMMPEGRDVFIQACTYMPKNVLYLLEKNGYTLDNLTYFIGHQANMRIMSNIAKQLNLPEEKFLHNIEELGNTGSVSSALVYAQNDHSFKNGDLVAITVFGGGYSTGACLIKC
- a CDS encoding TetR/AcrR family transcriptional regulator — protein: MPMTVSKTREMLVDVARQLFARMGVDNTTMNDIAQASKKGRRTLYTYFKSKNEIYLAVVESELDQLYKMLQDVAAKDLPADEKLMTFLYARLDAIKALVFRNGTLKANFFRDIWRVEKIRKSFDIRETELIQGILEAGVKEGIFAMPDTEITAVVLHHALKGLEVPYIRGIMGDNISQRIKRRDNVMNLIFNGIKIK